A genome region from Paracoccus stylophorae includes the following:
- a CDS encoding LysR family transcriptional regulator: MDLRQLRNFIQIVELSSITAAAEHLNIAQPALSRQVKALEEELSVPLLRRHGRGVMPTEEGIRLARRAKTILEDVKDLAADVSGNSKTLSGTVTLGLPPTVAEILATHMIERTMQMFPDVKLRIVSGFSGHVQDWLLRGKIDLAVAYAGQKSASVAAQPIIIEQLFLIQPPDGKDVDEGVPIGAQDALQDRLILPNPEHGLRARIDGIAHERRIDLNVVLEIDILPTMLAFVERGLGSTILPLVTVINHVRAGRLIARPIVRPTIDRTLVLMTPLNRPDSRLTSGFAEFLTGEVHRLVSSGQWPGTTL, from the coding sequence ATGGATCTTCGGCAGCTGCGTAATTTCATCCAGATCGTCGAGTTGAGCAGCATCACCGCCGCGGCCGAGCATCTGAACATCGCCCAGCCGGCGCTGAGCCGGCAGGTCAAGGCACTGGAAGAGGAGCTGAGCGTCCCGTTGCTGCGGCGGCACGGGCGCGGCGTCATGCCGACGGAAGAGGGTATCCGGCTTGCAAGGCGGGCCAAGACGATCCTGGAAGACGTCAAGGATCTGGCCGCCGACGTATCGGGGAACAGCAAGACGCTGTCCGGCACGGTCACACTGGGACTGCCGCCCACCGTGGCCGAGATCCTTGCCACCCACATGATCGAACGCACGATGCAGATGTTTCCCGATGTAAAGCTGCGGATTGTGTCGGGGTTCAGCGGCCATGTCCAGGACTGGCTGCTGCGCGGCAAGATCGACCTTGCTGTCGCCTATGCCGGACAGAAATCGGCATCGGTGGCCGCGCAACCGATCATCATCGAACAATTGTTCCTGATCCAGCCGCCAGACGGAAAAGACGTAGATGAAGGCGTGCCCATCGGCGCGCAGGACGCATTGCAGGACCGCCTGATCCTGCCCAATCCGGAACACGGGCTGCGGGCGCGTATCGACGGCATCGCCCACGAGCGGCGGATCGACCTGAACGTGGTGCTGGAAATCGACATCCTGCCCACCATGCTGGCCTTTGTCGAACGCGGGCTGGGCAGCACGATCCTGCCGCTGGTCACCGTCATCAACCATGTCCGCGCAGGCCGCCTGATCGCCCGCCCCATCGTGCGGCCCACCATCGACCGGACCCTGGTCCTGATGACGCCGCTGAACCGCCCCGATTCCCGCCTGACCAGCGGCTTCGCCGAGTTCCTGACCGGCGAAGTGCACCGGCTGGTAAGTTCGGGGCAATGGCCGGGAACGACGTTATGA
- a CDS encoding CaiB/BaiF CoA transferase family protein — protein MDNRPLAGLLVMSVEQAVAAPYCTARLADAGARVIKIERPEGDFARFYDRAAEGESSYFVWLNRGKESIALDLNTGADRDLLLSMADKADVFVQNLKPGALDRKGLGPETLRARNPRLIACSISGYGETGPYADRKAYDLLIQAESGLSSITGGPEAPARVGISVVDIATGAAAHAAILEALIGRGTSGRGTDIRISMFDVIADWLAVPFLHAKNGNSPRRIGLAHPSISPYGVFTTADGQDLLISIQNDREWAAFAAKVLDQPDLATRPGFATSNERVDNRTAVDARVAAAVGRHSKSAMADMLQAAGIAFAGVNDMDGLIAHPHLALSQIGTPDGGQVLVPASAARFDGSRYLGAAQMPALDQHGATIRAEFSGG, from the coding sequence ATGGACAATCGTCCCTTGGCAGGGCTGCTGGTGATGTCGGTGGAACAGGCGGTGGCGGCGCCCTACTGCACCGCGCGACTGGCCGATGCGGGCGCGCGCGTGATCAAGATCGAACGTCCCGAAGGCGATTTTGCCCGCTTCTACGACCGGGCCGCAGAGGGCGAAAGCAGCTATTTCGTCTGGCTGAACCGCGGCAAGGAATCCATCGCGCTGGATTTGAACACAGGCGCGGATCGCGACCTGCTGTTGTCGATGGCCGACAAGGCGGATGTGTTCGTCCAGAACCTCAAGCCCGGCGCGCTGGATCGCAAGGGTCTTGGCCCGGAAACGCTGCGCGCGCGCAACCCCCGCCTGATCGCATGTTCGATCAGCGGCTATGGCGAAACCGGCCCCTATGCGGATCGCAAGGCGTATGATCTGCTGATCCAGGCCGAAAGCGGGCTTTCCAGTATCACCGGCGGACCCGAGGCGCCGGCGCGAGTGGGCATTTCCGTCGTCGATATCGCCACCGGGGCAGCCGCCCACGCCGCCATTCTGGAGGCGCTGATCGGACGCGGGACCAGCGGGCGCGGCACCGATATCCGGATCTCGATGTTCGACGTGATCGCCGACTGGCTGGCCGTGCCGTTCCTGCACGCGAAAAACGGCAACAGCCCCAGGCGGATCGGGCTCGCCCACCCCTCGATCTCGCCCTATGGGGTGTTCACGACGGCAGACGGGCAGGATCTGCTGATCTCGATCCAGAACGACCGCGAATGGGCCGCTTTCGCGGCGAAAGTGCTGGATCAGCCCGATCTGGCCACGCGACCCGGCTTTGCGACCAGCAATGAGCGCGTCGACAACCGTACCGCCGTTGACGCCAGGGTCGCGGCGGCGGTCGGTCGGCACAGCAAATCCGCGATGGCGGACATGTTGCAGGCGGCGGGGATCGCCTTCGCCGGCGTCAACGACATGGACGGTCTGATCGCGCATCCGCATCTGGCCCTGTCCCAGATCGGCACGCCGGACGGCGGGCAGGTCTTGGTGCCGGCTTCGGCCGCGCGGTTCGATGGCAGCCGCTATCTTGGCGCGGCGCAGATGCCCGCGCTGGATCAGCATGGGGCGACGATCCGTGCCGAGTTCAGCGGCGGCTGA
- a CDS encoding enoyl-CoA hydratase/isomerase family protein, with product MSIRTESKGDGLLVITLNEPDRRNPVGHSVRTALVHALSRAEADDGVRAVVLTGAGGHFSAGGDIRDQGQRSLSQHRERFATIKDLVGRMTGFSKPLAAAVEGWAAGGGFALALACPTVVAARDARFVTSFTKIGLIPDMGLLATLPARIGPSRARRIMLSNRPVDADEALTLGIADELADPGDAVRLAGALALEEAAGAPLPRQLITDWFARDIAAALDYEQQHQPNLLNSSDAAEGRAAFREKRTPRFTGC from the coding sequence ATGAGTATCAGGACGGAATCCAAGGGCGATGGCCTGCTGGTCATCACGCTGAACGAACCCGATCGCCGCAATCCCGTCGGTCATTCGGTGCGGACGGCACTGGTTCACGCGCTGTCCAGGGCAGAGGCCGACGACGGGGTGCGGGCGGTCGTGCTGACGGGCGCGGGCGGGCATTTTTCGGCCGGCGGCGACATTCGCGATCAGGGCCAGCGCAGCCTGTCGCAGCATCGCGAGCGTTTTGCCACGATCAAGGATCTGGTCGGGCGCATGACCGGTTTTTCCAAACCCCTGGCCGCCGCCGTCGAAGGCTGGGCGGCGGGCGGCGGTTTCGCGCTGGCGCTGGCCTGTCCGACGGTCGTGGCCGCGCGCGACGCGCGTTTCGTGACCAGTTTCACGAAGATCGGGCTGATCCCCGATATGGGTCTGCTGGCCACCTTGCCCGCCCGCATCGGCCCGTCGCGGGCGCGCCGGATCATGCTGAGCAACCGTCCTGTCGACGCCGACGAGGCGTTGACATTGGGCATCGCGGATGAATTGGCCGATCCCGGCGATGCCGTCCGTCTGGCGGGCGCGCTGGCGCTGGAGGAGGCCGCAGGCGCACCCTTGCCCCGGCAACTGATCACCGACTGGTTCGCCCGCGATATTGCCGCCGCGCTGGATTACGAACAGCAGCATCAGCCGAACCTGCTGAACAGCAGCGACGCGGCCGAAGGGCGCGCGGCCTTTCGCGAAAAAAGGACGCCGCGGTTCACCGGATGCTGA
- a CDS encoding MaoC/PaaZ C-terminal domain-containing protein, which yields MAIDPHHLLNFDIPAVRQSYGPGDVARYGLSIGLGQDPMDMRQLPYVGGLADDVRAMPAIVNVLGHPGFWLSDPSTGVDALKVVHGEQGMTIHAPIPVAATVIAKTRVTGLIDKGAGRGALLYSEKTVRDEDSGTHLATCRGTTFLRGDGGFGGPTGPVKTPHPLPATPPDHVFDTPTRPEQALHYRWNGDPNPLHLDPRVAASAGFDRPILHGLCSFGCAAHAVLAVLCDYDADRFGSMDGRFTAHVFPGETLRTEIWADGSFRTRAVERDKIVIGNGVFRHREAG from the coding sequence ATGGCGATTGATCCCCATCACCTGCTGAACTTCGACATCCCGGCGGTCCGGCAAAGCTATGGTCCGGGCGATGTGGCGCGGTACGGGCTGTCCATCGGGCTGGGGCAGGACCCGATGGATATGCGGCAGTTGCCCTATGTCGGCGGGCTGGCCGACGATGTCCGGGCGATGCCGGCCATCGTCAACGTGCTGGGCCATCCCGGTTTCTGGCTCAGCGACCCCTCGACCGGCGTCGATGCGCTGAAGGTCGTGCATGGCGAACAGGGCATGACCATCCACGCCCCGATCCCGGTCGCGGCCACGGTGATCGCCAAGACCCGCGTCACCGGGCTGATCGACAAGGGCGCGGGGCGGGGGGCGCTGCTGTATTCCGAAAAGACCGTCAGGGACGAGGACAGCGGAACGCATCTGGCGACCTGTCGCGGCACCACCTTCCTGCGCGGCGATGGCGGCTTCGGCGGCCCCACAGGCCCGGTCAAGACCCCCCATCCGCTGCCAGCGACGCCGCCGGATCACGTGTTCGACACGCCCACCCGGCCCGAACAGGCGCTGCATTACCGCTGGAACGGCGATCCCAACCCGCTGCACCTGGACCCGCGCGTGGCGGCCAGTGCGGGGTTTGACCGTCCGATCCTGCATGGTCTGTGCAGCTTTGGCTGCGCGGCGCATGCGGTGCTGGCGGTGCTGTGCGATTACGACGCGGACCGCTTCGGCTCGATGGATGGACGTTTTACCGCGCATGTGTTTCCGGGTGAAACCCTGCGGACCGAAATCTGGGCCGATGGCTCATTCCGGACCCGCGCGGTGGAACGCGACAAGATCGTCATCGGGAACGGGGTGTTCCGGCACCGGGAGGCGGGATGA
- a CDS encoding acetate--CoA ligase family protein, which produces MTGIAHIDGLVAPRSVAVIGASEDVTRIGGRPIAAMLRAGYTGRILPVNPKRDSVQGLPCFATVDDLPQAPDAALIAVPALMVPETIAALGRKGCKAVTLFSAGFAETGIAGETAQKELTALARSHGIRLLGPNTLGVYNVDIGYYGTFSSSLDTSHPRPGNIGIASQSGAFGAHLGALARDRGLGCSVLITTGNEADITVADAIRWMVESDGTDVICAYMEAVNDAPALLAALDAARAAGKPVLALKSGRSAVGARAAASHTASLTGDAVVADAVLADHGAIILRDPETMMDIAYAASKRIMPTRHSLGVITVSGGAGIVISDEAERIGLPMPPMPAAAQARLKQVLPYASPVNPLDCTAQALNDPSLLETFTRAALEDGGYGAVLCFLTYVAGSPSMSDVILQAMTPLRKAYPDRIIAFCALGQPDVLRRYDDAGILVFNDPCRAARALDAVLRIGAGGARPDRPAPQVRPVALPDSTPDEAGAKSILAEAGIPAAPERSVQDAEAAVRAAEDFGYPVVLKILSPDILHKSDIGAVRLDICDAKGVRAAYAAIMDAAATHAPQAAIRGVLVAKQLSGGVECLMGINRDPTFGPIAVFGLGGIYVELMNDVALHACPFDPDTARQMILSIRGAALLQGARGQPPADIAALAQMLSRLSAFAAGAGPRLRSIDLNPVLALPDGQGAFALDAVIDLEEGKPDDGD; this is translated from the coding sequence GTGACCGGAATTGCGCATATCGACGGGCTGGTCGCGCCGCGCTCGGTCGCGGTGATCGGCGCATCCGAGGATGTCACGCGGATCGGCGGCAGACCCATCGCCGCGATGCTGCGCGCGGGGTATACGGGCCGAATCCTGCCGGTGAACCCGAAACGCGACAGCGTGCAGGGTCTGCCATGCTTTGCAACGGTGGACGATCTGCCTCAGGCCCCCGACGCCGCGCTGATCGCCGTGCCTGCCCTGATGGTTCCCGAAACCATCGCCGCCTTGGGGCGCAAGGGCTGCAAGGCCGTGACCCTGTTCTCGGCCGGATTTGCCGAAACCGGTATTGCGGGCGAAACCGCGCAGAAGGAACTGACCGCCTTGGCGCGGTCTCATGGAATCCGGCTGCTGGGGCCGAACACGCTTGGCGTCTATAACGTCGATATCGGCTATTACGGCACGTTCTCATCCTCGCTGGACACCAGCCATCCGCGTCCGGGCAATATCGGTATCGCCAGCCAGTCGGGCGCGTTCGGCGCGCATCTGGGGGCGCTGGCGCGGGACCGGGGACTGGGCTGTTCGGTGCTGATCACGACCGGAAACGAGGCCGATATCACCGTGGCCGATGCGATCCGCTGGATGGTCGAAAGCGACGGCACCGATGTCATCTGCGCCTATATGGAGGCGGTGAACGACGCGCCCGCGCTGCTGGCGGCGCTGGATGCGGCGCGGGCGGCGGGCAAGCCGGTGCTGGCGCTGAAATCCGGACGCTCGGCCGTGGGTGCGCGGGCGGCGGCGTCGCACACGGCCTCGCTGACGGGCGATGCGGTGGTGGCCGATGCGGTGCTTGCCGATCACGGCGCGATCATCCTGCGCGACCCTGAAACGATGATGGATATCGCTTATGCGGCCTCGAAAAGAATCATGCCGACGCGGCATTCCTTGGGCGTGATCACGGTCAGCGGCGGCGCGGGCATCGTCATCAGCGACGAGGCCGAAAGGATCGGCCTGCCCATGCCGCCGATGCCGGCGGCGGCGCAGGCACGGCTGAAACAGGTGCTGCCCTATGCCTCTCCGGTCAATCCGCTGGATTGCACGGCGCAGGCGCTGAACGATCCGTCGCTGCTGGAAACCTTCACCCGCGCCGCGCTGGAGGATGGCGGGTATGGTGCGGTGCTGTGTTTCCTGACCTATGTCGCGGGCAGCCCGTCCATGTCGGACGTGATCCTGCAGGCGATGACGCCGCTGCGAAAGGCTTATCCCGACCGGATCATCGCCTTTTGCGCCCTGGGCCAGCCCGACGTGCTGCGCCGCTATGACGACGCGGGTATCCTGGTGTTCAACGATCCCTGCCGCGCGGCACGTGCGCTGGATGCCGTTCTGCGGATCGGCGCCGGTGGCGCGCGGCCCGACAGGCCCGCGCCGCAGGTGCGGCCGGTCGCCTTGCCCGACAGCACCCCGGATGAGGCCGGGGCCAAGTCGATCCTGGCGGAGGCGGGGATTCCCGCCGCGCCCGAACGGTCGGTGCAGGACGCCGAGGCTGCCGTGCGCGCAGCCGAGGATTTCGGCTATCCCGTTGTGCTGAAGATCCTGTCGCCGGACATCCTGCACAAATCGGATATCGGCGCGGTCAGGCTGGATATCTGTGATGCAAAGGGCGTCCGCGCCGCCTATGCCGCGATCATGGATGCCGCCGCGACCCATGCGCCGCAGGCCGCCATTCGCGGCGTTCTTGTGGCGAAGCAATTGTCCGGCGGGGTCGAATGCCTGATGGGCATCAACCGCGATCCGACCTTCGGGCCGATCGCGGTGTTTGGGCTGGGCGGGATCTATGTCGAGCTGATGAACGACGTCGCCCTGCACGCCTGTCCATTCGATCCCGACACGGCACGGCAGATGATCCTGTCGATCCGTGGTGCAGCCCTTTTGCAGGGCGCGCGCGGCCAGCCGCCTGCCGACATCGCGGCGCTGGCGCAGATGCTGTCGCGGCTGTCGGCCTTTGCCGCCGGTGCAGGACCCCGGCTGAGATCGATCGACCTGAACCCGGTGCTGGCATTGCCGGACGGGCAGGGCGCCTTTGCCCTGGACGCCGTCATCGACTTGGAAGAGGGGAAGCCGGACGATGGCGATTGA
- a CDS encoding thiolase, whose translation MSGRHLRGKSAIVGMATAGMGEAPGFSAMELLGQAAVSAVADAGLALQDIDAVFAATSGHAFPTMSVVEYLGLRPRFFDGTNVGGSSFEMHLLQATMALEAGLCDAALICYGSNQRTAGGKLVSMSEPQWHETPYHPRHPITAYALAASRHMAQFGTTREQLADVALAARGWANLNPQAFARGPLTRDEVLSARMISDPLTKADCCLVTDGAAAVVLTRADRARDLHEKPVYFLGAGVANYHRSIVEMPDLTTTAAVDSGRRAFAMAGVDRADLDLTMLYDAFTINTILFLEDLGFCPKGEGGRFVEDGRIAPGGELAVNTNGGGLSCVHPGMYGLFLIAEAVAQIRGQTGKRQVQDCNLALCHGNGGTLSSQCTAILGSGAVL comes from the coding sequence ATGAGCGGCAGGCACTTGCGCGGCAAATCCGCGATTGTCGGCATGGCGACCGCAGGCATGGGCGAGGCCCCCGGATTTTCAGCGATGGAGCTTCTGGGCCAGGCCGCCGTGTCCGCCGTCGCCGATGCCGGGCTGGCGTTGCAGGATATCGACGCGGTCTTCGCCGCCACCAGCGGTCACGCCTTTCCGACGATGAGCGTGGTCGAATATCTGGGGCTGAGGCCGCGGTTTTTCGACGGCACCAATGTCGGCGGCTCCAGCTTCGAGATGCACCTGCTGCAGGCGACGATGGCGCTGGAGGCCGGGCTGTGTGATGCCGCGCTGATCTGCTATGGCTCGAACCAGCGGACGGCGGGCGGCAAGCTGGTCTCCATGAGCGAGCCGCAATGGCACGAGACGCCCTATCATCCGCGTCATCCGATTACCGCCTATGCGCTGGCCGCCAGCCGGCACATGGCGCAGTTCGGCACCACCCGCGAACAGCTGGCCGATGTGGCGCTGGCGGCGCGCGGATGGGCGAACCTGAACCCCCAGGCCTTCGCGCGCGGTCCGTTGACCAGGGACGAGGTGCTGTCGGCACGCATGATCTCGGACCCGCTGACCAAGGCGGATTGCTGTCTGGTCACCGATGGCGCGGCGGCCGTCGTTCTGACCCGCGCCGACCGGGCCAGGGACCTGCACGAAAAGCCGGTCTATTTTCTGGGCGCGGGGGTGGCGAATTACCACCGCTCCATCGTCGAGATGCCGGATCTGACCACCACCGCCGCCGTGGACAGCGGCAGGCGCGCGTTTGCGATGGCCGGGGTCGATCGCGCGGATCTGGATCTGACGATGCTGTATGACGCATTCACCATCAACACGATCCTGTTCCTTGAGGATCTGGGCTTCTGCCCCAAGGGCGAGGGCGGGCGTTTCGTCGAGGATGGCCGCATCGCACCCGGAGGAGAACTGGCCGTGAACACCAATGGCGGCGGCTTGTCCTGCGTGCATCCGGGCATGTACGGGCTGTTCCTGATCGCCGAGGCCGTCGCGCAGATTCGCGGCCAGACCGGCAAGCGGCAGGTTCAGGACTGCAATCTGGCGCTGTGCCACGGCAATGGCGGCACGCTGTCCAGCCAATGCACGGCGATCCTTGGGTCCGGGGCGGTGTTGTGA
- a CDS encoding Zn-ribbon domain-containing OB-fold protein, with protein MTQTETAALGPQAAYERHLAEGRFMIQRAKSTGEYVFYPRVTTPSGATDLDWVEVRGTGIVHAITVNRGRSGSYNVALIDLDEGVRMMSTLPDVETAPIGARVRARIEDAPDGPRVVFDLIEDSLIEESGA; from the coding sequence ATGACGCAGACCGAAACAGCCGCCCTCGGGCCGCAGGCCGCCTATGAAAGGCATCTGGCGGAAGGCCGGTTCATGATCCAGCGCGCGAAAAGCACGGGGGAATACGTCTTCTATCCGCGCGTCACGACGCCATCGGGGGCAACCGATCTGGACTGGGTCGAGGTCAGGGGAACCGGCATCGTCCACGCGATCACCGTGAACCGCGGGCGCAGCGGTTCTTACAACGTCGCGCTGATCGACCTGGATGAGGGCGTTCGCATGATGTCGACCCTGCCGGACGTGGAAACCGCACCGATCGGCGCCCGCGTCAGGGCGCGGATCGAGGATGCGCCGGACGGTCCGCGCGTCGTGTTCGATCTGATCGAGGATAGCCTGATCGAGGAGAGCGGGGCATGA
- a CDS encoding PaaI family thioesterase: MTRAPNRTLQDMPPQSSFAELLGIEIVSVTPDEVVCRMKVTPQMANRNGVLHGGALMTLADNAAGSAAFINSPADRTNTTVEAKTNFIRAVKVGDTLTARCVPLHAGRTTSVLQVTMTRQDGKIAAVTTQTHLVLDWGG, encoded by the coding sequence ATGACACGTGCGCCGAACCGCACATTGCAGGACATGCCGCCGCAATCCAGCTTTGCGGAATTGCTGGGGATCGAGATCGTCTCGGTCACCCCCGACGAGGTCGTCTGCCGCATGAAGGTGACGCCGCAGATGGCCAACCGCAACGGCGTGCTGCATGGCGGTGCGCTGATGACGCTGGCCGACAACGCCGCAGGCAGCGCGGCCTTCATCAACAGCCCTGCCGACAGGACCAACACCACCGTCGAGGCAAAGACGAACTTCATCCGCGCCGTCAAGGTCGGCGACACGCTGACGGCGCGCTGCGTGCCGCTGCATGCGGGCCGGACGACCTCGGTGTTGCAGGTCACCATGACGCGCCAGGACGGCAAGATCGCGGCCGTCACCACCCAGACGCATCTGGTTCTGGACTGGGGCGGCTGA
- a CDS encoding acyl-CoA dehydrogenase family protein, protein MSAGVDQDVFEQLVSAVDRFARERLIPAEKRVEEENDIPADIVAEMKEMGLFGLTTPQEYGGVGVNVSQESRLIEKLCYASLAFRSLIGTNVGIGAQGIVMDGTAQQKQDWLPGIASGDVMTSFALTEPDNGSDAGGIRTAARRDGSDFVINGTKRYITNALRAHVFTVFARTDPDKQGADGVSAFIVPADTPGITVAKADRKMGQRGTKTSDVVFQDVRVPESAIIGGPERLHQGFRTAMKVLDRGRIHVGTMAVGQSQRMVDLATDYALERRQFGKPIGEHQLVQGLLADCQADLHAARALVRATAETFDREGKAILQASCTKYFCTEAAGRIADRALQIHGGAGYMAEYDIERMYRDIRLLRIYEGTSQIQQLVIARRTLAERAGRS, encoded by the coding sequence ATGTCAGCCGGCGTAGATCAGGATGTTTTTGAACAGCTCGTTTCCGCGGTGGACCGATTCGCGCGCGAGCGGCTGATCCCCGCCGAAAAGCGCGTCGAGGAAGAAAACGACATCCCCGCCGACATCGTCGCCGAAATGAAGGAGATGGGACTGTTCGGTCTGACCACACCCCAGGAATATGGCGGGGTCGGGGTGAACGTCAGTCAGGAATCGCGGCTGATCGAAAAGCTGTGTTACGCCTCGCTGGCCTTTCGGTCGCTGATCGGCACCAATGTCGGCATCGGCGCGCAGGGGATCGTGATGGACGGAACCGCGCAGCAAAAGCAGGATTGGCTGCCCGGCATCGCAAGCGGTGATGTCATGACCTCTTTCGCATTGACCGAGCCTGACAACGGATCGGATGCCGGCGGAATCCGCACGGCGGCGCGGCGCGACGGATCGGATTTCGTGATCAACGGAACCAAGCGATATATCACCAATGCCCTGCGCGCCCATGTCTTCACCGTGTTTGCCCGGACCGATCCCGACAAGCAAGGCGCCGACGGTGTATCGGCATTCATCGTGCCGGCCGATACGCCCGGCATCACCGTGGCCAAAGCCGACCGCAAGATGGGTCAGCGCGGCACCAAGACCTCGGATGTGGTCTTCCAGGACGTGCGCGTGCCCGAAAGCGCGATCATCGGCGGACCGGAACGGCTGCACCAGGGCTTTCGCACCGCCATGAAGGTGCTGGACCGGGGCCGCATCCATGTCGGAACGATGGCCGTCGGTCAAAGCCAGCGCATGGTGGATCTTGCCACCGATTACGCGCTGGAGCGCAGGCAGTTCGGCAAGCCGATCGGCGAACATCAGCTGGTGCAGGGGCTGCTGGCCGATTGCCAGGCCGATCTGCATGCCGCGCGCGCACTGGTCCGCGCGACGGCCGAGACCTTCGACCGCGAGGGAAAGGCGATCCTTCAGGCCTCTTGCACCAAGTATTTCTGCACCGAGGCCGCAGGTCGCATCGCCGACCGGGCGCTGCAGATCCATGGCGGCGCGGGTTACATGGCCGAATACGACATCGAGCGGATGTATCGCGATATCCGCCTGCTGCGGATCTACGAGGGCACCAGCCAGATCCAGCAGCTGGTGATCGCCCGCCGCACATTGGCCGAGCGTGCGGGGCGATCATGA
- a CDS encoding IclR family transcriptional regulator has protein sequence MADDAGQKIVPAVQNAISILRLLSAQGSPMGATQIARETGLNVSSVFNILRTLSHEGIVNFDPETKTYRIGMGVIEFAVPVLGADPADVIRPLVNAIAQEHQVMIALWQFTENDRIVLIDRFTAPRIVQAVIARGSRLPVFAGAIGRCYAATLGLDKETTRKGYAGVRWQSAPGFERYWQDVILARRTGTSHDSGHLFRGLDMVAALARDARGTPRIGLSGISISGQHEADGLAHLAGALVDAAGRIERGLFGRNAACRTTNGE, from the coding sequence ATGGCCGACGATGCCGGACAGAAGATCGTGCCCGCCGTCCAGAACGCGATCAGCATCCTGCGGCTGCTGTCAGCCCAGGGCAGTCCGATGGGGGCCACGCAGATCGCGCGGGAAACCGGGCTGAACGTGTCGTCGGTCTTCAACATCCTGCGCACGCTGAGCCATGAGGGCATCGTCAATTTCGACCCCGAAACCAAGACCTACCGGATCGGCATGGGCGTGATCGAATTTGCGGTGCCGGTGCTTGGCGCCGATCCGGCAGACGTGATCCGTCCGCTGGTGAACGCCATCGCGCAGGAACATCAGGTGATGATCGCGCTGTGGCAGTTTACCGAAAACGACCGCATCGTTCTGATCGACCGTTTCACCGCGCCGCGCATCGTGCAGGCGGTGATCGCCCGTGGCAGCCGCCTGCCCGTTTTCGCCGGCGCCATCGGCCGCTGCTATGCCGCGACGCTTGGCCTGGACAAGGAGACCACGCGCAAAGGCTATGCGGGCGTCCGCTGGCAATCCGCGCCGGGGTTCGAACGCTATTGGCAGGATGTCATCCTGGCGCGTCGAACAGGCACCAGCCACGACAGCGGCCATCTTTTCCGCGGGCTGGACATGGTCGCAGCCCTTGCCCGCGATGCAAGGGGCACGCCCCGGATCGGGCTGAGCGGCATCAGCATATCGGGTCAGCACGAGGCGGACGGGCTTGCACATCTGGCAGGCGCGCTGGTCGACGCGGCCGGTCGGATCGAACGCGGCCTGTTCGGCAGAAACGCCGCCTGCCGCACAACCAACGGAGAATGA
- a CDS encoding SDR family oxidoreductase produces the protein MPTAKPLDGKVVLVTGAGGGIGRAIAIEAARAGASVVVNDLGATLDGQRESSVAAEDAVAQIEKAGGRAVANGDDVSQPDGAQAMVRQATDAFGRLDAVVNNAGILRDGFFHKMTYENFDAVVKVHLYGSFNVSRAAADVMRQQNSGSMIHMTSTSGLIGNLAQANYSAAKLGVAALSKSIALDLKRWNIRSNCIAPFAWSRMTSSIKIDSPEQEERVNRMKEMSPDKIAPVALFLASDEGADTTGQIFAVRNNEIFLISQPRPLRSVHRGEGWTIDSVRDQAIPALRPSYVPLDVSADVFSWDPV, from the coding sequence ATGCCGACAGCAAAACCCCTTGACGGAAAGGTCGTTCTGGTCACCGGCGCCGGAGGCGGCATCGGCCGCGCCATCGCCATCGAGGCCGCGCGCGCCGGCGCATCCGTCGTCGTCAACGACCTGGGCGCAACGCTGGACGGTCAGCGCGAATCCAGCGTCGCAGCCGAAGACGCCGTGGCGCAGATCGAAAAGGCCGGCGGTCGCGCCGTCGCCAACGGCGACGACGTGTCGCAGCCGGACGGGGCCCAGGCAATGGTGCGGCAGGCCACGGACGCGTTCGGCCGGCTGGACGCGGTCGTCAACAATGCCGGCATCCTGCGCGACGGCTTCTTTCACAAGATGACCTATGAAAACTTCGACGCGGTGGTGAAGGTGCATCTTTACGGCAGTTTCAATGTCAGCCGCGCCGCAGCCGACGTCATGCGCCAGCAGAATTCGGGCAGCATGATCCACATGACATCAACCTCGGGGCTGATCGGCAATCTGGCGCAGGCGAATTATTCGGCGGCCAAGCTGGGCGTCGCCGCGCTGTCGAAATCCATTGCGCTGGATCTGAAACGCTGGAACATCCGCTCGAACTGCATCGCCCCCTTCGCCTGGAGCCGGATGACCTCGTCGATCAAGATCGACAGCCCCGAACAGGAAGAGCGCGTCAACCGCATGAAGGAAATGTCGCCCGACAAGATCGCACCCGTGGCGCTGTTTCTGGCATCGGACGAAGGCGCGGACACGACCGGCCAGATATTCGCCGTGCGCAACAACGAGATTTTCCTGATATCGCAGCCGCGCCCGCTGCGCTCGGTCCATCGAGGCGAGGGCTGGACGATCGACAGCGTCCGCGATCAGGCGATCCCGGCGCTGCGCCCGTCCTATGTGCCGCTGGACGTGTCGGCAGATGTATTTTCATGGGACCCGGTCTGA